GTATTTTCACGCAAAGACGCAAAGAACGCAAAGGAAAATGTAACTAATAAATCAACGTTATTCAACTGCTGACTGAGGACTGTTTATTTGTTTATTCGGAATTTGACTGCTTACTGTTGACTGGAGACTGCCGACTGGTTATTTGTTTATATTTTCACGCAAAGACGCAAAGAACGCAAAGGAAAATGTAACTAATAAATCAACGTTATTCAACTGAAGACTGCCGACTGCTGACTGCTGACTGTTTTTGACTGCCGACTGATACTGAGGACTGTTCTTAACTTTTGACTGGAGACTGCTTAAAAAAGATGAAGAAATTAAAAACTATTTAATACTCCATAAGCAATAAAAATCATATTTTTGCATAGGCCAAAATATTAAAAGCAATTGTTTGTAGCATGAAAATATCTAATCCACGAGAGAGAATTTTAAAAAAAATAAGGAATGCAACACAAAAAAGTAAGGGTGTTTATTCCCAAAGAGAACCTGATTTAACAAAGTTCGTTTTTAAAAAAAGTGATAAATCCTTACAAGAAGTATTTGCTCAGGAATTTAATAAAATTAGTGGAAAGTTCTTTTTTTGTAATAATGAAGAAGATTTTGCAGATCAATTAAAACAACTCGTTATTGCAAACAATTGGAAACATCTTTTTTGTTCGGAAGAATTTTTAAAACCGATTTTAGATAAAGAAAATCTCCAGTATAAAAGATCACTTGTAAATTTTGAAAATACTGAAGTAGGAATAACCTCCTGCGAAGCAATTGTTGCTCGTACAGGAACAATTTTAATAGCTTCGGGTAAGGATAAATCACGTACAATGAGTGCTTTTCCCCCGATACATATTGTAGTAGCTTACGAAAATCAGTTGTTTTATGACCTAAGTGATGCGTTTTTATATATGGAGGAAAAATATGACAAAAACTACCCTTCAATGATATCTGTTACTTCAGGACCAAGCCGTACAGCTGATATTGAAAAAACACTTGTGCTTGGTGCTCACGGACCAAAAGAAATTTATTGTTTTTACATAAATGAACGAAAAAAAAGATAAAATATATTTTGCCTCGGATTTTCATCTTGGTGCACCAAATTATTCTGAAAGCAGGAAACGAGAAAAATTAATTGTAAAATGGCTTGATGAAATAAAGAATGATGCTTCTGATATTTTTTTATTAGGAGATATTTTTGATTTTTGGTTTGAATACAAAAAAACAATTCCAAAAGGATTTACACGTCTTTTAGGTAAGCTTGCACAGCTAAGTGATGCAGGAATAAAACTTCATATTTTTGCAGGGAATCACGACCTTTGGTTAAAAGATTATTTTGAAAAAGAAATTGGAGCAACATTATATTTTAAACCAGTCATAAAAAAAATTAATTCAAAAACCTTTTATCTTGCACATGGTGATGGATTGGGACCCGGAGATTATGGATATAAATTTATAAACAGAATATTTAAAGGCAAAGTTAATCAATGGTTATTCCGCTGGTTACATCCTGATATTGGAATTCGCTTAGCATCATTCTTTTCAATAAAAAGTAGAGCCAAAACTAATAAATTAACTGATAGTTTTTTAGAAGAAAAAGAGTGGTTGGTAATTCATTCCAGAGAAATTTTAAAAAAACAAAAAATAGATTTCTTTTTATACGGACATAGGCATTATCCTAAAAAATATCAACTGAACGATACTTCATATTACATTAATCTTGGCGACTGGTTAAGTAATTTTTCTTATGCTGTTTTTGATGGAAAGGAATTGGAACTAAAATATTTTTAATTCAGAATTGCTTTCATATAAAAACTATAATTTTGCAGTAAAATAAATTTGATATAAATACGATAAAATTAAACATCAATGGAACTTTTAAATAAATTAGCTGAGATAAAAGAGCATCGAGAAGAAATAGCTGAGCAACTGATTGACCCAAAGATTATTTCGAATCAAAAAAAATACATTAAGCTTAACAAAGAATATAGCGATCTTGAGGATATTGC
This portion of the Bacteroidota bacterium genome encodes:
- a CDS encoding lactate utilization protein, producing the protein MKISNPRERILKKIRNATQKSKGVYSQREPDLTKFVFKKSDKSLQEVFAQEFNKISGKFFFCNNEEDFADQLKQLVIANNWKHLFCSEEFLKPILDKENLQYKRSLVNFENTEVGITSCEAIVARTGTILIASGKDKSRTMSAFPPIHIVVAYENQLFYDLSDAFLYMEEKYDKNYPSMISVTSGPSRTADIEKTLVLGAHGPKEIYCFYINERKKR
- a CDS encoding UDP-2,3-diacylglucosamine diphosphatase yields the protein MNEKKDKIYFASDFHLGAPNYSESRKREKLIVKWLDEIKNDASDIFLLGDIFDFWFEYKKTIPKGFTRLLGKLAQLSDAGIKLHIFAGNHDLWLKDYFEKEIGATLYFKPVIKKINSKTFYLAHGDGLGPGDYGYKFINRIFKGKVNQWLFRWLHPDIGIRLASFFSIKSRAKTNKLTDSFLEEKEWLVIHSREILKKQKIDFFLYGHRHYPKKYQLNDTSYYINLGDWLSNFSYAVFDGKELELKYF